A window from Festucalex cinctus isolate MCC-2025b chromosome 4, RoL_Fcin_1.0, whole genome shotgun sequence encodes these proteins:
- the LOC144017117 gene encoding uncharacterized protein LOC144017117 isoform X1, with translation MDGQGDGEHNGPNRYRVSITMGDLPPTDDSDGDDDDDDDDDYNDDNDNVDHDDVGIEEDMESVFLTDLFVNHYLTFFVPQQATVQQANADNENAGSGGHQPMEEDEDPQPGPSRIRSREDVEEDEMRSSSRYFRWWNEFDNSSDESTDLDNDEQDPMTGGAQKSSWDDLNRNLRLQGDLSLETLSGHHVHGSKNPANEERGAARVGDFHFGAQNAMEEVASREKYDKESKSGKKRFKR, from the exons ATGGACGGCCAAGGAGACGGAGAACACAACGGTCCAAATC GCTATCGGGTGTCCATAACAATGGGAGATCTACCACCAACTGATGATAGTGAtggtgacgatgatgatgatgatgatgatgattataatgatgataatgataatgttgATCATGATGATGTTGGCATTGAGGAAGACATGGAATCTGTTTTCCTCACAGATTTGTTTGTCAATCATTACTTAACTTTCTTTGTACCCCAGCAAGCGACAGTGCAACAAGCTAACGCTGACaatgaaaac GCCGGGTCGGGTGGCCACCAGCCAATGGAAGAGGATGAAGACCCCCAGCCAGGACCGTCGAGGATCAGATCTCGGGAAGACGTGGAGGAAGATGAAATGAGGAGCAGCAGTCGATACTTCCGCTGGTGGAACGAATTTGATAACAGTTCCGACGAAAGCACTGACTTAGATAATGACGAACAAGATCCCATGACCGGTGGAGCACAGAAAAGCTCATGGGATGACCTGAACAGGAATTTAAGACTGCAGGGCGACCTGTCCCTTGAGACTCTGAGTGGCCATCACGTTCACGGCTCCAAGAATCCTGCGAATGAGGAACGAGGAGCTGCCAGGGTGGGCGACTTTCATTTTGGCGCGCAAAATGCTATGGAAGAAGTGGCGTCCCGAGAAAAGTATGACAAAGAAAGTAAGAGCGGCAAGAAACGATTCAAGAGATGA
- the LOC144017117 gene encoding uncharacterized protein LOC144017117 isoform X2 produces the protein MDGQGDGEHNGPNHELDISVCAKAGSGGHQPMEEDEDPQPGPSRIRSREDVEEDEMRSSSRYFRWWNEFDNSSDESTDLDNDEQDPMTGGAQKSSWDDLNRNLRLQGDLSLETLSGHHVHGSKNPANEERGAARVGDFHFGAQNAMEEVASREKYDKESKSGKKRFKR, from the exons ATGGACGGCCAAGGAGACGGAGAACACAACGGTCCAAATC ATGAGTTGGACATCTCAGTCTGTGCCAAGGCCGGGTCGGGTGGCCACCAGCCAATGGAAGAGGATGAAGACCCCCAGCCAGGACCGTCGAGGATCAGATCTCGGGAAGACGTGGAGGAAGATGAAATGAGGAGCAGCAGTCGATACTTCCGCTGGTGGAACGAATTTGATAACAGTTCCGACGAAAGCACTGACTTAGATAATGACGAACAAGATCCCATGACCGGTGGAGCACAGAAAAGCTCATGGGATGACCTGAACAGGAATTTAAGACTGCAGGGCGACCTGTCCCTTGAGACTCTGAGTGGCCATCACGTTCACGGCTCCAAGAATCCTGCGAATGAGGAACGAGGAGCTGCCAGGGTGGGCGACTTTCATTTTGGCGCGCAAAATGCTATGGAAGAAGTGGCGTCCCGAGAAAAGTATGACAAAGAAAGTAAGAGCGGCAAGAAACGATTCAAGAGATGA